A genomic stretch from Spiroplasma endosymbiont of Clivina fossor includes:
- a CDS encoding transposase family protein produces MLFSGKKRQHSLKSQIIIDLFNNKIISVDFCYGSTHDYKLFLKSNTLINPKLELIADSGYQGLQNVHKNTLLPIKKSKNNF; encoded by the coding sequence TTATTATTTTCTGGTAAGAAAAGGCAACATTCATTAAAATCGCAAATAATTATTGATTTATTTAACAATAAAATTATTTCAGTAGATTTTTGTTATGGCAGTACTCATGATTATAAGTTATTTTTAAAATCAAATACACTTATAAATCCAAAATTAGAATTAATTGCCGATTCAGGATATCAAGGTTTGCAAAATGTTCATAAAAATACATTATTGCCAATTAAAAAGAGTAAAAATAATTTTTAA
- a CDS encoding IS1/IS1595 family N-terminal zinc-binding domain-containing protein — protein sequence MEKIIQELVNTLTDDQFLEFYEKVKQQAELIKKQKRLNEIDQKFRAQGIKCPKCESYHCVKNGHNSEGKQKYLCKNCRASFDAFRNHFIYWSHLNYEQWNLLIQISLLGQSSKTISRFIKTTLKTAWYNRQKLMKSKQLENTQLKFKKLSGKIQIDETFIKEIHKGNFKYKTDPRRIHLDPFATNTKCCIQMAIDNNNNIYVKSTNTKRLQKQWVIENMNKELINENLIITSDMQKLYFLVAKQTNSTLCVTKTTINPEASYRNLNKISKLQSSLKEALIHYHGLGFTNIQNYLNLWKWKYQHKGLTPNQQTAVLYFNV from the coding sequence ATGGAAAAAATAATTCAAGAACTAGTAAATACTTTAACAGATGATCAATTTTTAGAATTTTATGAAAAAGTCAAACAACAAGCAGAATTAATAAAAAAACAAAAACGTTTAAATGAAATTGATCAAAAATTTAGAGCGCAAGGTATTAAATGCCCTAAATGTGAATCTTACCATTGCGTTAAAAATGGACATAATTCAGAAGGAAAACAAAAATATTTATGTAAAAATTGCCGTGCAAGTTTTGACGCTTTTCGTAATCATTTTATTTATTGAAGTCATTTAAATTATGAACAATGAAATTTATTGATTCAAATTTCATTGCTGGGGCAATCTAGTAAAACAATTTCTCGTTTTATTAAAACTACATTAAAAACTGCTTGATATAATCGTCAAAAATTAATGAAATCAAAACAATTAGAAAATACCCAATTAAAATTTAAAAAATTATCTGGTAAAATCCAAATCGATGAAACATTTATTAAAGAAATTCATAAAGGAAATTTCAAATATAAAACTGATCCACGAAGAATTCACCTTGACCCATTCGCAACTAATACTAAATGCTGTATTCAAATGGCAATTGATAATAATAACAATATTTATGTTAAATCCACAAACACCAAACGTTTACAAAAACAATGAGTTATTGAAAATATGAACAAAGAATTAATTAACGAAAATTTAATTATTACTTCTGATATGCAAAAATTATATTTTTTAGTAGCAAAACAAACAAATTCTACTTTATGTGTAACTAAAACAACAATTAATCCTGAAGCTAGTTATCGTAACTTAAATAAAATCAGTAAATTACAATCTAGTCTTAAAGAAGCCTTAATTCATTATCATGGTTTAGGTTTTACTAATATTCAAAATTATTTAAATCTCTGAAAATGAAAATACCAACATAAGGGTTTAACTCCAAACCAACAAACAGCGGTATTATATTTTAATGTATAA
- a CDS encoding transposase family protein has translation MLDKYKDENEFYSLIGIKYKTFMKMVEILKEGEAKQKQIGGRPNKLSIEQRLLMTLEYWKEYSTYRIIAKKYFNFVENSW, from the coding sequence ATGTTAGATAAATACAAAGACGAAAACGAATTTTATAGTTTAATAGGCATAAAATATAAAACTTTCATGAAAATGGTAGAAATTTTAAAAGAAGGTGAAGCTAAACAAAAACAAATTGGTGGTAGACCAAATAAATTATCAATAGAGCAAAGATTACTTATGACTTTAGAATACTGAAAAGAATATAGTACATATCGTATTATTGCAAAAAAATATTTTAATTTTGTCGAAAACTCTTGATAA
- a CDS encoding DDE-type integrase/transposase/recombinase, producing the protein MKYIISQADLADLKAKVQSWLSANCRNPYYYKTKKRITAYLNLCTYFYMEETTLTKLIKKYFKNATKTFYRWVEKIMTAYYSDNLDLLLFKTTKPQNLNYQYSLNSREKVCDLYFDYKNLQAGEMWSLFNNLKIGSHDIKNSEVPKNIKTFYRWIKSDPRWKELKQQIKQTKRHFKRYEVSEIGLLQMDAKIITTSNFPVDKKYYIYDFIDEMTRIVFGYVYDSLGTNNAINAMQRAIKDFSKLGITIKRLRTDNAPEFTTTNWSNKKSYKVKERPFTTFLSRNGIVHETTPIRSPQSNGKIERFHQHYTKLFYSKDKKLNQNELQHYLNKYYYFYNFERRHSSLNSKTPFQKLQKFLLLVS; encoded by the coding sequence ATGAAATATATTATTTCCCAAGCTGATTTAGCAGATTTAAAAGCAAAAGTACAAAGTTGACTAAGTGCTAATTGCCGTAATCCTTATTACTATAAAACTAAAAAACGCATTACTGCCTATTTAAATTTATGCACTTATTTTTATATGGAAGAAACTACTTTAACAAAACTTATTAAAAAATATTTTAAGAATGCAACGAAAACCTTTTATCGTTGGGTGGAAAAAATTATGACTGCTTATTATTCTGATAATTTAGATTTGTTATTGTTTAAAACTACAAAACCACAAAATCTTAATTATCAATATAGTTTAAATTCTCGTGAAAAGGTATGTGATTTATATTTTGATTATAAAAATCTTCAAGCAGGTGAAATGTGGTCTTTATTTAATAATTTAAAAATCGGTTCTCACGATATTAAAAATTCAGAAGTTCCTAAAAATATCAAAACTTTTTATCGTTGAATTAAATCTGACCCTCGTTGAAAAGAATTAAAACAGCAAATCAAACAAACAAAACGCCATTTTAAGCGTTATGAAGTTTCTGAGATTGGTCTTTTACAAATGGATGCTAAAATTATTACCACATCAAATTTTCCGGTTGATAAAAAATATTACATTTATGATTTCATTGACGAAATGACACGGATAGTATTTGGTTATGTTTATGATAGTTTAGGAACCAATAACGCAATTAATGCCATGCAAAGAGCAATAAAAGATTTTAGCAAACTTGGTATAACAATTAAACGCCTTCGTACTGATAACGCTCCAGAGTTTACTACTACTAACTGAAGTAATAAAAAATCATACAAAGTAAAAGAAAGGCCTTTTACAACCTTTCTTTCGAGGAACGGAATTGTTCACGAAACCACACCAATCCGTTCTCCTCAGAGCAACGGAAAGATTGAACGATTCCATCAACATTATACCAAATTATTTTATTCTAAGGATAAAAAATTAAATCAAAATGAGCTTCAACATTATTTAAACAAATATTATTACTTTTATAATTTTGAACGCCGTCATTCATCTTTAAACAGTAAAACACCTTTTCAAAAATTGCAAAAATTTTTACTATTAGTTTCTTAA
- a CDS encoding transposase family protein: MKFKKNNQISDKNFLRLTGIKHTTFNKMLEILKIEELKKRFRRGRTNKLSLENRILMTLEYWREYRTYFHIAKSYDISESSCYRNIKWIEDTLIKHPNFQQLTGQKSLLKDYFKDKTVIIDVTESQIQRPKKDKNSTTQEKRKNTQ; encoded by the coding sequence ATGAAATTTAAAAAAAATAATCAAATAAGTGATAAAAATTTTTTAAGATTAACTGGTATTAAACATACTACTTTTAATAAAATGCTAGAAATTTTAAAAATAGAAGAATTAAAAAAGAGATTTCGTCGCGGAAGAACCAATAAATTATCATTAGAAAATCGTATTTTAATGACTTTAGAATATTGAAGAGAATATAGAACTTATTTTCATATTGCAAAAAGTTATGATATTAGTGAAAGTAGTTGTTATAGAAATATCAAATGAATTGAAGACACTTTAATAAAACACCCTAATTTTCAACAACTTACTGGTCAAAAATCACTATTAAAAGATTATTTCAAAGATAAGACTGTTATAATTGATGTAACTGAAAGCCAAATCCAACGCCCAAAAAAAGACAAAAACAGCACTACTCAGGAAAAAAGAAAAAACACACAATAA
- a CDS encoding transposase family protein gives MKTQVIIEKDSKKIISSDFSYGKNHDFKILKDSKIKFLPETTVLVDLGYQGIQKINHNVLIPKRKSKKNPLNKEEKQNNERISKMRIVIENVFAILKKFKIISEKYRNRRKRFALRFNLIASIYNLQLLV, from the coding sequence ATAAAAACACAAGTTATAATTGAAAAAGATAGTAAAAAAATTATTAGTTCTGATTTTTCTTATGGTAAAAACCATGACTTTAAAATTTTAAAAGATTCAAAAATTAAATTTTTACCAGAAACAACTGTTTTAGTGGATTTAGGTTATCAAGGCATACAAAAAATTAATCATAATGTTTTAATTCCTAAAAGAAAATCAAAGAAAAACCCTTTAAATAAAGAAGAAAAGCAAAATAATGAGCGAATTTCAAAAATGAGAATTGTTATTGAAAATGTTTTTGCTATACTTAAAAAATTTAAAATTATTAGTGAAAAATATCGAAATCGTAGAAAAAGATTTGCTTTAAGATTTAATTTAATAGCTTCAATTTATAATTTACAACTATTAGTTTAA
- a CDS encoding PTS glucose transporter subunit IIA, with amino-acid sequence MFSFDNFFKKKQIEVLSPVDGEVINITDVSDEVFNEKMLGDGVALIPTANEFYAPFAGTITSIFPTNHAYGIQHQTKVECLLHIGLDTVNLKGRGFEPKVKQGQKVKANELLAVVNWSEIAGEITSNQSPLIFLPDSLKGKKITNIKLGPVKAGEVIAIIQ; translated from the coding sequence ATGTTTAGTTTTGATAATTTTTTTAAAAAAAAGCAAATTGAAGTTTTATCACCTGTAGATGGTGAGGTAATTAATATTACTGATGTTAGTGATGAAGTGTTTAATGAAAAGATGTTAGGTGATGGTGTCGCATTAATTCCTACTGCTAATGAGTTTTATGCTCCGTTTGCAGGTACGATAACTTCAATATTTCCTACGAATCATGCTTATGGAATTCAACATCAAACGAAAGTAGAATGTTTACTACACATTGGTTTAGATACGGTTAATTTAAAAGGTAGGGGGTTTGAACCAAAAGTTAAGCAAGGTCAAAAAGTAAAGGCGAATGAATTATTAGCAGTTGTTAATTGAAGTGAAATTGCTGGTGAGATTACATCAAATCAATCGCCGTTAATTTTTTTACCTGATAGTTTAAAGGGTAAAAAAATTACTAATATTAAATTAGGTCCTGTTAAAGCTGGTGAAGTTATTGCAATAATTCAATAG
- a CDS encoding PTS transporter subunit EIIC has translation MSSKLGFKQYLGSFWSNFKEKSQGVLQKLSKAFMLPIALLPIAGLFLGIGATIETLAKNADAEAWETFGTFLKMMGDVPFANLSVLFAISVAIAFTNDAGVAGLTALIGFLIFVVVIAVFMNQGVINYNYVLAYVDDVGKDQKIVVSLKELYTGKDLIPKLTAEFSKLLGGTLGGKPIDDTFYQVISSSETPINYNLWFWKGDLAVDNKLTTSILGIGPTLNSGVFGGIIVGALVAFLYNRFYLTELPSYISFFSGVKFVPIVVFFAVIPLAFIFILIWPPVGAAFNWFGRSSGTLPVGLDSLFFGLIERSLIPFGLHHVFYAPLWWSGAGGAISDFAGTVDVANPLTLTAVGDQTGFMAVIADGKLTLQDMWGRGLRLGRFQAGKFPFMMFGLPAAATATALTVPKENRNTALGVYASAGLTSFLTGITEPLEFSFLFVAPWLFYGIHVPLAGISFMLMNVLQVKIGMTFSGGVLDWIIYGIVPSFSGQTTNWWVVPIVGVAYAAIYFFLFYFLILRFNIKIPGREAIDGQIHLFTKKDYQAVKSQSKTALAIEDNVINEEKEKLKDKKSGKVIVTAEKILAALGGAENIENIDACASRLRVQVVDMNKVDANELEILSTNRIKKGGNKQVGVVFGGQSDIWKSKIKEILYRSSSPEKTKK, from the coding sequence ATGTCGTCAAAGCTTGGATTTAAACAATATTTAGGTAGTTTTTGGAGTAACTTTAAAGAAAAAAGTCAAGGTGTTCTTCAAAAATTATCTAAAGCATTTATGTTGCCGATTGCGTTGTTACCAATTGCGGGATTATTTTTAGGAATTGGAGCAACAATTGAAACACTTGCTAAAAATGCTGATGCAGAAGCTTGAGAAACTTTTGGCACATTTTTAAAAATGATGGGCGATGTCCCATTTGCTAATTTATCAGTATTATTTGCAATTTCCGTTGCAATTGCTTTTACTAATGATGCTGGAGTTGCAGGTTTAACCGCATTAATTGGCTTTCTAATTTTTGTTGTTGTAATTGCTGTTTTTATGAATCAAGGAGTAATAAACTATAACTATGTTTTAGCATATGTTGATGATGTGGGTAAAGATCAGAAGATTGTAGTTTCATTAAAGGAATTATATACGGGAAAAGATTTAATACCAAAATTAACTGCTGAATTTAGTAAATTATTAGGAGGAACATTGGGCGGAAAACCAATTGATGATACTTTTTATCAAGTAATATCGTCAAGTGAAACGCCGATTAACTATAATTTATGATTTTGAAAAGGTGATTTAGCAGTTGATAATAAATTAACGACATCAATTTTAGGTATTGGACCAACACTAAATTCAGGAGTATTTGGAGGAATTATTGTTGGGGCGTTAGTTGCTTTTCTTTACAATCGCTTTTATCTAACAGAATTACCTTCTTACATTAGTTTTTTTAGTGGCGTAAAATTTGTCCCAATTGTGGTATTCTTTGCTGTTATTCCCTTGGCGTTTATTTTTATTTTAATATGACCGCCAGTTGGGGCAGCATTTAACTGATTTGGGCGTTCATCAGGAACATTACCTGTGGGATTAGATTCATTATTTTTTGGATTAATTGAACGGTCATTAATTCCTTTTGGATTGCATCATGTGTTTTATGCACCATTATGATGATCTGGTGCTGGTGGAGCCATTAGTGACTTTGCTGGTACTGTGGATGTAGCTAATCCATTAACTTTAACAGCTGTTGGTGACCAAACAGGATTTATGGCAGTTATTGCTGATGGAAAATTAACTTTGCAAGATATGTGAGGTCGGGGATTACGACTAGGACGATTCCAAGCTGGTAAGTTTCCCTTTATGATGTTTGGATTACCTGCCGCTGCTACTGCCACGGCATTGACGGTACCTAAGGAAAATCGGAATACAGCATTAGGAGTATATGCTTCCGCGGGGTTAACTAGTTTCTTGACAGGAATTACTGAACCGTTAGAATTTAGTTTCTTATTTGTGGCCCCATGGTTATTTTATGGGATTCATGTGCCATTAGCAGGAATATCATTTATGTTAATGAATGTTTTACAAGTAAAAATTGGAATGACTTTCTCTGGTGGCGTATTAGACTGAATTATTTATGGAATTGTTCCAAGTTTTAGTGGTCAAACAACTAATTGATGAGTTGTACCAATTGTTGGTGTAGCCTATGCAGCGATTTATTTCTTCTTATTTTATTTCTTGATTTTACGATTTAATATTAAAATTCCGGGAAGAGAAGCTATTGATGGGCAGATTCATTTATTTACAAAAAAAGATTATCAAGCAGTAAAAAGTCAATCTAAGACTGCGCTGGCAATAGAAGATAATGTTATTAACGAGGAAAAAGAAAAACTTAAAGATAAGAAATCTGGAAAAGTAATTGTTACAGCAGAAAAAATATTAGCTGCTTTGGGTGGGGCAGAAAATATTGAAAATATTGATGCTTGTGCTTCAAGACTACGAGTGCAAGTCGTTGATATGAATAAAGTTGATGCAAACGAATTAGAAATTTTAAGTACTAATCGTATTAAAAAGGGTGGTAATAAGCAAGTGGGCGTAGTTTTTGGTGGTCAATCAGATATTTGAAAAAGTAAAATTAAGGAAATTTTGTATCGCTCCTCTTCACCAGAAAAAACTAAAAAGTAA
- a CDS encoding NTP transferase domain-containing protein: MIKRAIIFAAGVGRRLKLNHQHKSLLNINGEILIEKIITNLSVAKVNEIIVIIGYHYQDFLYLVDKYMQVKLVHNAQYENGSSAYAGYLVKDYLQDNTIIISGDMVMKRNFFMNLTAKPIMCAVKRVTKKIDWVYNIGNDNNIIGYEKSNNMHKLLLGEWSLLDDQWAKAIREQLQIKFAENELSQYQMVDILIASALKNKIVIAPYILSEDDQWDIDTPEDLEISVAKTKKIS; encoded by the coding sequence ATGATTAAGCGAGCGATTATTTTTGCGGCCGGAGTTGGCAGAAGATTAAAATTAAATCATCAACATAAATCATTATTAAATATTAATGGTGAAATTTTAATTGAAAAAATAATAACTAATTTATCAGTGGCTAAAGTTAATGAAATTATTGTTATTATTGGTTATCATTATCAAGATTTCTTATATTTAGTTGATAAGTATATGCAAGTTAAGCTTGTTCATAATGCGCAATATGAAAATGGTTCTAGTGCCTATGCTGGTTATTTAGTTAAAGATTATTTACAAGATAATACAATTATCATTAGTGGTGATATGGTAATGAAGCGAAATTTTTTTATGAATTTAACAGCAAAACCAATTATGTGTGCCGTTAAACGAGTAACTAAAAAGATTGATTGAGTGTATAATATAGGTAATGACAATAATATTATTGGTTATGAAAAAAGTAATAATATGCATAAGTTATTATTAGGTGAATGGTCATTGTTAGATGACCAATGAGCAAAGGCGATTAGAGAGCAATTGCAAATTAAGTTTGCTGAAAATGAGCTTTCTCAATATCAAATGGTGGATATCCTTATTGCTAGTGCTTTAAAAAATAAAATTGTTATTGCTCCTTATATATTAAGTGAAGATGACCAATGAGATATTGATACACCAGAAGATTTAGAAATTTCAGTTGCTAAAACGAAAAAAATTTCATAG
- the leuS gene encoding leucine--tRNA ligase, which yields MIYSHRALEKKWQEYWKNQQIFKTPSNMATKKTYILDMFPYPSGAGLHVGHLKGYIATDVMARFRKMQDYAVLHPIGWDAFGLPAEQYALKTKNNPVSFTLENINNFRHQLQRLGFSYDYNKEINTTDPNYYQWTQWIFSQIYKKGLVQLKWSDVNWCEKLGTVLANEEVLVIEGKMVSERGHYPVIKKPMQQWVLKITNYASRLLKGLDDLDWPNSVKELQRNWIGERLGALVDFKIQNSLEKISVFTTRLDTIFGVSAIILAPEHPLIVSLTIKNNEQQMNEYLSEVKMKTDLERQELNNDKQGVFTGSYALHPLTNELVPIWVADYVLYHYGTGAVMCVPAHSVEDYHLALKYNLPIKIVIENDNMKMPITGDGIHINSQFLNGLNNEQAISKIINVLEAKAIAKKHTTYKLRDWLFSRQRYWGEPFPIIFWDDGTIGLVDELDLPVMLPLTDNIVSTVNGQSPLANMVDFVNVTRNDGVKGKRDTNTMPQWAGSCWYYLAYILKQDDGSFIPLNSKTAFKLLEQWSPVDLYVGGQEHAVLHLLYARFWHQVLYDLKVVPTPEPFMKLVNQGMILGIDGEKMSKSKDNGVNPDDIIMTHGADALRVYEMFMGPLTASMPWNIQGIDGTRRWLDRIYRLVTEHLAWIIKNNDGQMDKIYHQTVFKVTTDLENLAFNTALSSLMVFVNACYKTKQIYLPYFLGFIKMLSLFAVHLAEELWLILAQESSVAVQKWPEYDAKYLVKDEVVVVIQVNGKLRGKLNVVPNLSQEEILKIIQNDEYLQKILYQYEIKQTIFVMNKIINFVTKVVDKRDD from the coding sequence ATGATTTATTCACATCGTGCTTTAGAAAAAAAGTGACAAGAGTATTGAAAAAATCAGCAAATATTTAAGACGCCTAGTAATATGGCAACTAAAAAGACTTATATTCTTGATATGTTTCCATATCCATCTGGTGCTGGATTACATGTTGGTCATTTAAAAGGTTATATTGCTACTGATGTAATGGCACGATTTCGTAAGATGCAAGATTATGCTGTTTTGCATCCTATTGGTTGGGATGCGTTTGGTTTACCAGCTGAACAGTATGCTTTAAAAACAAAAAATAATCCTGTAAGTTTTACTTTGGAAAATATTAATAATTTTCGTCATCAATTGCAACGCTTAGGTTTTTCTTATGATTATAATAAAGAAATAAATACTACTGATCCTAATTATTATCAATGAACACAATGAATATTTTCACAAATTTATAAAAAAGGTTTAGTTCAATTAAAATGAAGTGATGTTAATTGATGTGAAAAATTAGGAACAGTTTTAGCTAATGAAGAGGTTTTAGTTATTGAAGGAAAAATGGTTTCTGAAAGAGGTCATTATCCGGTTATTAAAAAACCAATGCAACAATGAGTTTTAAAAATAACTAATTATGCTTCAAGACTATTAAAAGGATTAGATGATTTAGATTGACCTAATTCTGTTAAAGAATTGCAAAGAAACTGAATTGGTGAACGATTAGGGGCATTAGTAGATTTTAAAATTCAAAATTCATTAGAAAAAATCTCAGTTTTTACTACAAGATTGGATACGATTTTTGGTGTTAGTGCTATTATTTTAGCACCAGAGCATCCATTAATAGTTTCGCTTACTATTAAGAATAATGAGCAACAAATGAATGAGTATTTATCAGAAGTTAAAATGAAAACTGATTTAGAACGCCAAGAGTTAAATAATGATAAACAAGGGGTATTTACGGGTAGTTATGCGTTGCATCCGTTAACAAATGAATTAGTTCCGATTTGAGTTGCTGATTATGTGTTATATCATTATGGAACAGGAGCAGTAATGTGTGTTCCCGCACATAGTGTTGAAGATTATCATTTAGCATTAAAATATAATTTGCCAATAAAGATTGTTATTGAAAATGATAATATGAAAATGCCAATAACTGGTGATGGTATTCATATTAATTCTCAGTTTTTGAATGGACTAAATAATGAACAAGCCATTAGTAAAATTATTAATGTTTTGGAAGCAAAAGCAATCGCTAAAAAACATACAACTTATAAATTACGTGATTGATTGTTTTCTCGCCAAAGATATTGAGGTGAACCGTTTCCAATTATTTTTTGAGATGATGGTACCATTGGGTTAGTTGATGAGTTAGATTTACCAGTAATGTTACCATTAACAGATAATATTGTTTCAACAGTTAACGGTCAGTCGCCATTGGCAAATATGGTTGATTTTGTTAATGTTACTAGAAATGATGGTGTTAAAGGGAAAAGAGATACAAATACAATGCCACAATGAGCAGGTAGTTGTTGATATTATTTAGCATATATTTTGAAACAAGATGATGGTAGTTTTATTCCCTTAAATAGTAAAACCGCATTTAAATTATTGGAACAATGATCACCAGTTGATTTGTATGTTGGTGGTCAAGAACATGCGGTGTTGCATTTACTATATGCTCGATTTTGACATCAAGTATTGTATGATTTAAAAGTTGTTCCGACGCCAGAACCTTTTATGAAACTTGTTAATCAAGGAATGATTTTAGGTATTGATGGTGAAAAGATGTCAAAATCAAAAGATAATGGTGTCAATCCCGATGATATTATTATGACGCATGGTGCTGATGCTTTACGCGTTTATGAGATGTTTATGGGACCATTAACAGCATCAATGCCATGAAATATTCAAGGTATTGATGGTACAAGGAGATGATTAGATCGGATTTATCGTTTAGTAACCGAACATCTTGCTTGAATTATTAAAAATAATGATGGTCAAATGGATAAAATTTATCATCAAACAGTGTTTAAAGTAACTACTGATTTGGAAAATTTAGCTTTTAATACGGCGTTATCTTCATTAATGGTTTTTGTTAATGCTTGTTATAAAACAAAGCAAATTTATTTACCTTATTTTTTAGGATTTATCAAAATGTTAAGTTTATTTGCTGTGCATTTAGCAGAAGAATTATGATTAATATTAGCCCAAGAAAGTAGTGTTGCTGTTCAAAAATGACCTGAATATGATGCTAAGTATTTAGTGAAAGATGAAGTTGTTGTTGTTATTCAGGTTAATGGTAAATTACGAGGAAAATTAAATGTTGTACCGAATTTATCACAAGAAGAAATTTTAAAAATTATTCAAAATGATGAGTATTTACAAAAAATTTTATATCAATATGAAATTAAACAAACAATATTTGTAATGAATAAAATTATTAACTTTGTTACTAAAGTAGTGGATAAACGCGATGATTAA